One genomic window of Candidatus Nanohalobium constans includes the following:
- a CDS encoding glycosyltransferase, which yields MELIDLTYFAVFGVMIFSASMMLSVYLFNRNRVKTDPETSTFPSLTFLVPAYNEKEHVSDCINSLLNQSYEGEIDIIAINDGSEDSTLEELEKFEDEIEIIDKPNTGKANSMNQALERVDTDLVACMDADSIADKDMVKNMVGYFEEEDVKGVTPAMKVRNPESWAEKMIWTEFTYNILLRKLFAIFDAQWVMPGPGSIYETQYLKELDGWDEETLTEDMEIAFRMFKNGGKLRSTTNAFTITESPDSFRGLFNQRLRWYRGYISNNLRYKDLWFNPQFGNLGLVILPFNLILTSTIVFLASHMVIRIFNSIFDAVNNYLLLGSFSPGFRLSIFQLSVFHIFYLVMGITGFAMLVLSIKSADEKFKLLERKVHYVLFLSIYGPTYAVFWIAALIKEIANGGKEW from the coding sequence ATGGAGTTAATTGACCTGACCTATTTTGCTGTATTTGGAGTAATGATTTTTTCCGCTTCCATGATGCTATCTGTCTACCTATTCAACCGCAACAGGGTCAAGACCGATCCTGAGACATCCACATTTCCCTCACTGACTTTTCTCGTACCAGCATACAATGAAAAGGAACATGTCAGCGACTGCATAAATTCTCTGTTAAACCAGAGCTATGAAGGAGAAATTGACATAATTGCGATAAACGATGGATCTGAAGACTCAACTCTCGAAGAACTGGAAAAATTTGAAGACGAGATAGAGATAATCGATAAGCCGAACACAGGCAAAGCTAATTCAATGAACCAGGCTCTTGAAAGAGTGGATACTGATCTCGTGGCCTGTATGGATGCTGACTCCATAGCCGATAAAGACATGGTGAAAAATATGGTTGGATACTTTGAGGAGGAAGATGTGAAAGGTGTGACGCCTGCTATGAAGGTGCGTAACCCTGAGAGTTGGGCGGAAAAGATGATTTGGACGGAGTTCACATACAATATACTGTTGAGAAAACTTTTCGCGATTTTTGACGCCCAATGGGTTATGCCAGGTCCAGGAAGCATCTATGAAACACAGTACCTGAAGGAACTGGACGGATGGGACGAAGAAACATTGACAGAGGACATGGAAATAGCCTTCAGAATGTTCAAAAACGGAGGTAAACTGAGAAGCACCACGAACGCATTCACTATAACCGAATCTCCTGATAGTTTTAGAGGACTGTTTAATCAACGCCTGAGATGGTACAGGGGCTACATCAGTAATAACCTTAGGTACAAGGATCTCTGGTTTAATCCCCAGTTTGGAAATCTTGGTCTTGTTATACTGCCTTTTAACTTGATTCTAACTTCTACAATTGTTTTCCTAGCATCCCACATGGTGATACGGATTTTCAACTCTATTTTTGACGCTGTTAACAACTATCTTTTGCTTGGATCATTTTCACCAGGTTTCAGGTTAAGCATCTTCCAGCTGTCTGTTTTCCACATATTTTACCTGGTTATGGGCATAACAGGTTTTGCGATGCTGGTGTTGAGTATAAAGAGTGCTGATGAGAAATTTAAATTACTGGAACGGAAAGTACATTATGTGTTGTTTTTGAGTATTTACGGACCGACCTACGCAGTATTTTGGATCGCTGCTCTAATCAAAGAGATCGCAAATGGAGGTAAAGAATGGTGA